In Alkalimarinus alittae, the DNA window CTCAAGGTGCATCTCCACAAAACAAAGGTACACTTACTGAAATCACCCTTCCACTGGACAGGCGCTAAAATGAGTCAAAGCATTCTGATTATTGATGATGACGATATATTCGCTCAAACCCTCAAACGATCATTCGTTCGACGCGGCTATGATGCATGGACAGCTAATAATATTACCGAAGCTGAACTGTATTTCTCAAAGAAACCCGACTTTGCAGTCATTGATTTAAAAATTGATGATGAAAGCGGACTCAACGCATTAAATTTATTAATCCAGCAATCTCCAGAAACCAATGCACTTATTTTGACGGGCTACTCATCTATATCAACAGCCGTTAAAGCCATTAAGCTCGGAGCGCAAAACTATCTATGTAAACCTGCAAACACTGATGAGATTTTAAAAGCATTAACAGGAGATGAAACGACTCAAGGAGACGTGACGATAGAAGAAAATCCTATTTCAGTAGATCGCCTAGAGTGGGAACATATACAACGAGTGCTGAACGAACATGAAGGGAATGTATCCGCTACCGCTCGAGCACTAAACATGCATCGAAGAACCTTACAAAGAAAGCTGCAGAAAAAGCCTGTTAATCGATAGGGCGCGACATCACTATCGCGTTTTCACGCGATATTCCTAATGGGTAATAATTTTTACGCACACCTATCTGCTCATACCCCTCAGAAAGATAAAGGGCGTATGCAGCTGCGTTAGACTCTCGCACCTCTAAAAACATAATATCAGCACCTAACGCTTGAGATCGCCCTATGAGGTAACGAATAAT includes these proteins:
- a CDS encoding response regulator transcription factor, translated to MSQSILIIDDDDIFAQTLKRSFVRRGYDAWTANNITEAELYFSKKPDFAVIDLKIDDESGLNALNLLIQQSPETNALILTGYSSISTAVKAIKLGAQNYLCKPANTDEILKALTGDETTQGDVTIEENPISVDRLEWEHIQRVLNEHEGNVSATARALNMHRRTLQRKLQKKPVNR